The following coding sequences are from one Culex quinquefasciatus strain JHB chromosome 1, VPISU_Cqui_1.0_pri_paternal, whole genome shotgun sequence window:
- the LOC119770765 gene encoding uncharacterized protein LOC119770765, whose translation MAKVTAPNVGGQVRPKEPPGVKAKRIFKSFVKTNGYVVATTSLNYCGAIIADKLTEGAVSALFGKDWAKDYNMSLYYVLFFAAVLLLFGICFECKVLIISFIFPYALVIHMEEEKRASYMVLKYIFSVYAGIVLTLLLTFGVRKIFKSKLPNTLRGGVQQTPKWWHRVLEFFCCGSCQKIKQYRQVAQNV comes from the exons ATGGCGAAGGTAACAGCTCCAAATGTGGGCGGACAAGTGCGCCCCAAAGAGCCACCTGGGGTGAAAGCAAAGCGGATCTTCAAATCTTTCGTGAAAACCAACGGTTACGTGGTCGCCACCACTTCGCTCAACTACTGCGGCGCGATTATCGCGGACAAATTGACTGAAGGCGCGGTTTCGGCGCTGTTTGGGAAGG acTGGGCTAAAGATTACAACATGAGCTTGTACTATGTTTTGTTCTTTGCAGCTGTGCTGCTTTTGTTTGGAATTTGTTTT GAGTGCAAAGTTCTCATCATTTCCTTCATTTTCCCGTACGCTTTGGTGATACACATGGAAGAGGAGAAAAGGGCCAGTTACATGGTGCTGAAGTATATCTTCAGCGTGTACGCAGGCATCGTGCTGACTTTGCTGCTGACGTTTGGAGTtcgaaaaatcttcaaaagtaAGCTGCCAAACACACTCCGAGGGGGAGTCCAGCAAACGCCAAAGTGGTGGCACCgggttttggagtttttttgctGTGGTTCTTGCCAGAAAATCAAACAATACCGGCAGGTGGCGCAGAATGTTTGA